GCCTGATGTGTGAGAGTGAGAATGGCTATAAGAGAATGAGAAGTTGGCTGGGTCGTATGGCATAGGGTGGTTCTTCGTCTGAATACCGACACGCACATTAGACAAAGAAAAGTTCGTTGTCAGTCGTTTTGTAACGGCAATAGACTCAATAGAATCAAGCTCTTGACGGTTAGCAGTACCATCAAGGGCATCCTTCAATTCCATATCCGTGTCGAGTGGATTATACTTAGGACGACTCTCGCTCTTGGTTACGCTGTAATATAATGGTGCTGATACCTTTGCTTTGTCTGGGAAGAACTTTCCTAATTCAAGGCTTGTGGTGACAGAAACATCCGTCTTAGACTCCTGCTGTCGTTCGTTAACGCCCTGTTCCAAACCACCGAAGCCGTCAGTGCTGTGACTGGCATTGACATCCACAGTACCGAAGTCAGACAGCTGTAGGTTGAGCTGACCTCTTGCTGCCCATCCACCTTCGTTGTTAAACTCTCGTAGACGTAGCTCATTCACCCACACCTCTCCACTCTTCTGACTGCTGGAAAGGTTGCGAACACCAATAATCATCGTCTTAACTTCACCAAGAGTTGGGTTACCCATCACCGTTACTTTGTTAGCAGGATGATCGGTGTCGTATACAGAGAAAGCACGGTTATAGCTTGCTGTACCTGCACCACGTGCCTGATTGCGTTGCTTCTTCACGGAGGTGAGGAGCTTCAATGGTATGTCGAGCATGTTCTCCTCTGGCCATACGATACGACGTTCTTGACCAGTGTACATGTCATAGTGGCCTGGAGCTGACAGCTTCAAAGGAATTTCATACTCGTAGTAGTTGTTCTTGTAATCAGAACCCAAGCGGATAAACACAGCCAACTGGTTATCCGTAAGATTAGTCGTATTCTGTTCAAAGGCATTCGCATGTACGAACATCTGCAGACGCTTGTACTGGCGAAGGTCGAGGGTTGTATTCTTATAGACAGCCTTTGACTCGCCAGTTCCAAGATTGTTAACAACCATAGAGAGTGCCTGTTCGTTCTCCTCAACCAATTGTGGCTGGTTAGGGTCTTGTCCACGACGAATACCTGGAGGTAATACATAGTTTACAGGAGTCTTATCATTGTTCTCTTCAAGGCTCACAGCACTTACCGACATCGTACCCGAATTACTTGCAGAATTGGTAAGGTTCTGCTGATACTGACGCCATTTACCACTTACAAGGTCGAAGGTACCAAAGCGGAGTACGATAGGCTTTGCGAAACCAGTGAGGAACATACGCATAAAGCGGATGCTGGTAAAGCCACTGATATTACCCACACGCTTCTGGAACTCCTCCAATGGAATACGGAACTGATACCAAGTGACAGGTTCAGAACCACCCTTAAGCAGTGGTGCTGAGGCTACACGTTTATCAACAATGAAGTTTTGACCTACGACAAGGTCTTGTGGACGAATACTAATATGATACTGGTAGTATTTCTCATATTCGTTCAGCGTATAGTCCTGATTGATATCCTCTACATCAGGTGTTGTTTTATACGAGGTATCGTAACGCTCGTTGTTGTTGTCATTGTCTGGTGAGTTACCCTGTGGGTTGTTGATGCGCTTGTATCGTTCAAGGATAGAAGCCTTCTTTGCATCCCAGTCAGAACCACGGAAGTAGTGGTAGTCATCATTGGCAGGGTCTGCCCATATCGAATCAAAGACAGCCTGATTAGTATTAGCACGGGCTGCTGTAAGGAAGTTCTGATAAGAAGCAAACTGCTGTTCTTCCTCATCAGTCAATCCATTAAAGCCGACATCCTGCTTCGCACGACTACCCTTTGAAGTTGCAAAGGCGTATGTAATCGTACTTTGTGTTGGTATTTTACCCCATTGCGTGGTTGTCCATGAGTGGCTGCCATCTACAGGCATACCACTCTCATAGAACTTCTTACCATCTTTCAGTACGTCCTCAGATACCTCTCCAAGGTTGATATAGAAGTCACCACCATACTGGTTTGCATTTGGTAGTCGGTTGGAGTAGATGAATGGGTCGAGCATCCAGAACTCTATATATTCGATGTTAGCAGTTTGGAAGTCGTTAGTATCCAACTTACGCATCATACCTCCCCATGTTCCAGTAGGATTCGTGAGGTGTCCGTTGATATCTATATTTGGATTGAAGTTATATGGTCCACGCTCAGAAGGATAGTAAGCGAGGTTTAGAATATTCAATGTTGAGATAGAACCGCTGTAGTTTCTATCACGATTTGGGAACAATTCGGTAACAGGAATCTCACGTACATAGTGATTAGAGAGCTGTTCAAGGTCACTCTTAATGTGTCCTGGAGTCAGCGAACTACTACGACGAGTGAAGAGTGGGTCGATAGTGTACCATGCCAATAAGCTTCGGTTGAAGCCACTACGAAGGGTTGTCTTATCTGAATATTCAGGGAAGTCTGATGGTACACTGGAGATAATCCAAGAGGTAGGCTGACTTACGTCGATAGTTGTCTTTGCTCCCTCAAAGTCATCAAGATAAGAAGCATTGTCCTGTGTTCCCTTGCTCTGGCCTGCTAACAACTGTGCGAACTCAGCAGAGAAAGTGATATAAGAAGGCTGTGTTACGTGTAGGAATGGAATCTTATTGAGCATATTCGTAAGCCACTGGCTCTCCTTCTTCCAATTGATATTCAATCCCCAAATGGTGTTGTTGAGTGGTTCAGAACCCATATTGACCTTTGTTGTCAACGGTTGTTCAGAGAGATGCATGAACGTACCACCAATCTGGAAGTCCTTTGAGAAGTCGTACTCCCAGTTTACACCAATCATCGTCTTACGCTCCTGTTGATAAGCACTCTGGCTTTCCAGCGATACATTGACTGCTGTACCTGCATCGATAATGCTTTGGTTAAGGATTGTTACCTCACCAGCACTGTAATCAACGCTATAGTCAGAACCCTCGTTCAAGGTTACACCGCCCGCAGTTACTATTACCGAACCCTGTGGAACGTTATAGGCTCCAAGGGAGATAACGTTTGCAGCCGAACCACGATACTGGCCAACGAGTATGAACTTATCCTTCTCGGCAATCTGCTTAGCAATGGTCTTCGTAGAATCGTAGAGTTGTTCGAAAACGTACTTATTTGCAATGGCAGCAGTAACTCCCTTATCTGTTAATGCTTTCCGAAGTCCATTACCGAAAGGTTCAGCCATAGGGAAGAACACACGTCCGTTGCTGATAGTATATCCCTCAACGTAATCAAAATAACCATTGGAATGTGGATTGTTATTGTTATCCAATCGGTCAGCATTGAGAAGTTTGATGAGCGTTTGGTTCTTTACTTGCGGTTCAGGTATGTATGACAGATAGACACCTGTCGTATCACTCTGATACTTCACGTCAAGGCGGAACTTATCGCGCTCAATGTTAGACGCGAGGTAATACACGTTTTTCATCATCAAGTCCCAGTTTCCTTGCTTAGGATTATTGCTGGTGTTCTTCAAAGACTTGACGAAGAGAGCCTCGTTGATATTGGTACGGTCGCTGGCAAACTCACCTACCTGATAGGTAACGCCACCATAGGTATATTCGTAGGCAATTGCCAATACTTGGTCAGTCTGTAGACCGCTTTTCAGTGAGATATAACCCAAGGCATTGTTGATCGTGTATTCAGAACTATTGAGTAGTCGGGCATTAGCCAACTTCTCATAGTCATTGCCACCTACGAGACCTGCACCATCAAGGATACCTGTCACTTGGTCGATGTCACGAGCAGCAGGATAGGTCTGTGTAATAGTGGTGTATTCAGTATTGGCATTGTTTGTTGGTACGGGTCCGTTACCAGTTCCCCACAGGTCGGTACGGCTAATCTTCTTGTTTTCACCAAGGTCAGTCAGTGCAACAATGTTTCGCGTGTTACTGGTTGTTCCAGTCTTATTCGTCACCCACACCTCCACACGATTGATTGTCACACCTGTTTTGAGGTTAGGCAATGACTTCATTGCCACGTCGTAGTTGTCGCGGAAGTATTGTGAGAGGAAGAAGTGGTGATTTTCTTCATAGTCAGCCGCATCAATTTCAAACGGCGTAAGTTGTTTTCCACCACGTGAGCTAACGCTCTTGTTAGAACTCTTTTTCTGTGATAATACGGTCTGTAACTTCAATTTACCGAACTGCATATCAGTACGTATACCGAAGAGTGCTGACGCTCCTTGTACGAGAGAGTTGTTTGAAGGGAAGGTAACATTACCACCCTCAACGAGTTTGATAATCTCGTCTTCCTTACCTTCATATCTTAGTTTGAAGTTCTGTGTGTCAAAGTCGAAGGTTGCATCAGTGTTGTAGTTAAGATTCATGTTCACCTTATCACCCACCTTACCATTCACGTTGACATTGATTTTCTCATCAAAGTCCATTGCCGTTGTCTTACGATTACGGATAGGGAGTGATGGGTTGTCAATGTTCTTGATGTTTGCACCGAACTTCAATTCAGCCGAACCCTGTGTCTTGATACGTACACCACCAGGACCGAATATCTTTTCTGCAGGACCCAATGAGAACTGCATATCAGTAAAGTCGAACTTATCCTTACCCTTCTCCCTTAGTATCTCTTGGTTTTTTGAACGGTAGTAATCGGTAAAGCTACGTTTCTCCGTCCACTTCCGATACTCCTCTGGCGTCATCATGATTGGAGCCATCACGTAAGTCTTACCAATCTTATAACCAATGATATAGCGGTCGAGTGAGTCGTTATACTCCACAGTCTGTCGCATATTCTCTGGTCGGATAAGGTCGGTAGAGTTCTCCTTGAGGTCGTCGTAAGTGATAGGGGTTGTGCGCTGCACCTTCCAACGAGGGTGTAGCAAAGAGTCAGGAATGGTCTCCTCGTCAATCTCCACTTCAATAGGCTTCGCTTTCTTAACCGTATCTGGTGGTGCCACCCTATAGACGAGTTTAGCAATCGGTGCAAAACCAAGTGCCGAGCGTCCCCAACTCAACAGTCCGATACTGCCGAGAAGTGTGATAATAAGGATGGATATGTAATACTTTCTTTTCAAGAAGATAAGTGGTTTGACACCTCCCCAAGCCCCTCCGAGGGAGGGGATGTGTTGGAGTCGGTGGATTGTTATAACCGATGATAAGCTTTAACAGGAAGCAAAGTGTAGTTGTAGGCGGTAATCACGCCCCTCTCCATTCGGAGAGGGGATGGGGGGTGAGGCTTTTTTACTTAATCATCTTCAACGCCAACTTCACAACCTGCTCCACTGGTAGGTCTGGCTGTTCAGTGAGAATACTCACAACAACCTTTGCAGATGGAGCAGGGGAGAAGCCTAACATCGTCAATGCGCTGACTGCTTCATCCTTGATAGCTGTGTTGACAGCTGGTGTATTAGGCTGACTGCTAACATGCAATTCGTCAGCAATACCACTCTGCATAATCTTGTCCTTCAAGTCAACGATGATGCGCTGTGCTGTACGGAGTCCGATACCTTTCACCGTCTTCAACATCTTCTCGTCACCGTTGGCAATGACATTGCAGAGTTCTGCAGGTGTCAGCGATGAGAGAATCATACGTGCGGTGTTTGCACCGACCCCCGACACGGTAATCAATAATCGATAGAGCGAGCGTTCCTGCTTATTGGCAAAGCCGTAGAGCGTATAGTTATCGTCGCGTCCACCTGTCATAATAGCCTCGTGCACATAGAGTTTTATATCTTTTTTACCCTGTATGGCACTATAAGTATTGAGCGAAATGTTCAGTGCATAGCCCACACCATGTGCCTCGATAACAGCCAAAGCAGGTGTCAGGTCAGCCAGTTCGCCCCTGATGTATTCAATCATAATCTAAAATAAATATGCCTTATCTAAAATAAATATGCCTTTTTTGGGCATGGAAATTCTGTATATACGTCCTTACTAACGCATTCCTCCTTTGTTTATTGTGATTTCAATATTTTATTCCTACATTCTTTCATTATTCCAATAATTCTTTTTACCTTTGCGCCCAGTTAAACGAAGATTAACTTGCGATAACGTATAATGAGAGTAACAAACCAGCTTATTTCAACCACTAATGCTTGCGCCTTATATAATAAAGGTGTAAGTCGTGTTGTTGTGCCTGTTGCTTGCAATGCGAACAAGGCTAGAGAGGTGCTGAAGAAAGAAAATAAAGAAAAGATGTTAAATTATTTGGATATTCCAAATAATTGTGTACTCTCTCTCTCTCTCTCTCTCTCTCTCTCTCTCTCTCTCTCTCTCTCTCTCTCATAGTATTATAACTCTTTCTTTCTTAGTCGTTTACGTGCTTACGCAATGCGTGGCACGTTATAGCGTATCGGCAAAGGGCTTGCTGTATTTGCCCTTTGCCGATTTTGTTTTATCAATCGTTTTTTTCTCATATACTCTGATTGGAACCATGTTGACACGCATAGGCAAGGTGCCGTTTGCGTCCTTGTCCTTGCAAGTCAATGTGGTTACCTAATTCCCCATTACGTAATTTGAGTGAACTGACATATTTATAAATTAACTAGTTATTAAGCTTATGAAAAAAATTAGAAAGACGGTACGACAACTTTATGTTCGTCCTACAATTGATGTCGTCAGAGTGGCATCCGAGGGCAGCCTCCTTGCCGGTAGTCCTCTCGTTCGTCCTGGTGGCGGTGGTACTGGTAGCCAGACGCCTGGAACTATTCAGGTCGTCCCACTGGATCCAGACGATAATAACCCAGATGACGAGATTGAAGGATGATGAATAAAAATCACTAAGAAATTAATTAAAAAGATGAAGAAAAATATTTTCAATTATGTGCTGTTTGCTTCTATCGTTAGCGGTATGACATTGTCGGTTGCTTCTTGCTCTGACGATGATTTATCGTCTAATCAGGGTGGAAGCAATGAAGCATTGGTACGCTTTAGTGTAAAAGATGTCCAGTCAGAGACGATTGCCCGTGGTGCTGCAATGACCCGTGGCGCGATCACACCTGGACTTGCCAACAAAGATCTAGCCGGTCAGAAACTTACTGCACACAGCAATCGTAACCTTGACGTATGTCTTATTGAGACAACCGTTGAAGGCATAAACCCAGTAAAGGCTGATGCACGCACTCGTGCCGAAATAGAAACCACGATTGGTGGCGACTTCTCGTCAACAGGTATCCGTGGTGTTGCAGCAACAAGCATATTGACAACACCAGAATGGTTCAAAGCTGCGAAAACCAAGAGCAACGGCGAACTCTATACTCCTATTCGCTGGTCGTTTGCACAGCCTTGGGCACGCTTCTTTGCGGTTTATCCTTCTAAGGATAGTTACTCTAAACTTACCATCAATGATATGACTTCTACCGACAATGCCCCCAGTGTTGACTTCACGGTAGAACCTAACGTCAGAGATCAGAAGGACTTTATGACGGCATGTACAGGCAATGTACACTATGCAACACGGTTTGAGCAGCCTACAACCAATCTCGACTTCCGCCACGCCCTTACAGCTATTCGCTTTGCTGTGGGTCAAAACCTTTCCTGGAACAAAACCATTGATAAGGTTGAGATTCGTAATGCCATTATGAAGAGCAAGTACAAGCTCTCAAATAAGTTCAATGGTACAGGCGCAACCTGGGATAACACGGGTGCTACTCGTGGTACAGCCACTCTTTCGGGCTTAAGCGTAAACACCAGCTCCAACCCTAACGTTACCATCATGGGCAACACGGGTGATAACTTCACCTTCTATATGATTCCACAGGTGCTTACGGGTAATAGCGTAACTGCATACGTACACTTCACAGATAACACTGAAATCACAGCAACACTGAAAGGTGAATGGAAAGCCGGAACAACACGTACTCTAAAGTTAAGTGAGACCAACTCTACTTGGAATTATGTACTGACTCCAACCGATCCAAGCCGTGCAGCCAAATACGATGAAACCACATCACAACCTTACGGCATTACAAGTTATCGTACTGCTCCTAATGGTACACAACAGGCTGTTGCATGGAAAGTCATTGGTTACAGTGTTGATGGTGGTACAACTTATACAACCAACAAGCCTGCATGGCTGACTAGCCTTAGTAAGACCGAGGGCGATGGTGGTACTGCTGCCGACCAAGGTACAGCCACATTGACAAAAGACGTTACCGATTTGTTCGCTAAGCGTAACAAGGAACTCAGGGATGCAACTGCCTTAGGTTCTGCAGGTAATCCTTACGACCTTTCTACCAAGGGCGGCTCAGTAAATCGTAGCACAGCCAACTGTTATGTAATCTCAGCTCCTGGTCATTATCGCATCCCGCTCGTTTATGGCAATGCCATTGAGAATGGGGCTACTAATGCGAATGCTTATATTAGCCATGCCGCTGCTGGTAATTCAAAGGTTTTGTATAACTTTAAGGATCATGCAGGTGCTAATATCACCGACCCTTGGATCGAGAAGACCAATGGAGGTGCTAATAATGGTGTCGATGGTGCAGAAGTAGTCTGGGCAGATGCTGCCAACCTCGTTCATTCTCCTTCTATCACACATATTGGTGGTGAGGGCTTCCTCGACTTCGAAGTAAAACAGAGCGATATTCAGAGTGGCAATGCGGTTGTTGCAATTACCAAAGGTAGTGGTGCTTCAAAAAAAGTTCTTTGGTCATGGCATTTGTGGTTTGCTCCTAAGGATGCGCTCGATAAGATTCCTGTTACTAACCATCAAGGTAAGGTCTATAACTTCACCAAGGAAACTTTGGGTTGGAAGCCAACGCTGTGGAGTGGTTCTACTTACAACAAACCTCGTACTGTCAAAGTCAAGGTTGTGCAGACCATTAAGAATGGTGGAGTAGCACAAGAGACTGTCATCAATATTACCCAGAATCCTGGTAACGTTAAGAAGGGTGCTACCACACTTTACCAGTTCGGTCGTAAGGATGCTTTCCCTGGTGTCGATGCATCTGACTTAGCTGCAAATAGCCATTTTACACAGAATGCTGGTGATAATATGTCTATTATGAATAATATTCAGAATCCAGATAAGTTCTATATCTACGGTTCATCAATGTACACCAACTACGGTTATAACAATCTTTGGTCTGCCGATAATACTGTTACAGGTGATTATAATGTTGGTAATGACAATCCTGTCGTTAAGACTGTCTACGATCCTAGTCCTGTCGGCTTTAAGATGCCAGCCAACAATGCGTTTACAGGGTTTACCACAACGGGTCTGAATTCAACGTCTCAATCAGAGGTGAATGTTGATGGTACAAGCGATTGGCAGACTTACCAAAACAATTTTGGTCATAACTTCTGGACAAGCAGCAGCCAGACGGCTACTATCAATTTCCCTGCTTCGGGCTCTCGCGACAGCAATGTTGGTTCGCTCAACTACGTCGGCAACTACGGTTTCTATTGGTCGGCAGTTCCGAGCATCGCGGGCTACGGTTGCATCCTGTTCTTCAACTCGGGCTCCGTGGGCCCGCTGAGCACCAGCGGTCGGGCCTATGGGCTCTCGGTGCGTCCGGTCTCAGAATAATACCCGAACCCCACCCCTGAAACCCACCCCTTACCCCTCCCCAAGGGAGGGGTATTGAATTACCAAATAAACCTTGTGGTTAGGTTGAAAGGAGGGGGTAATTTAATTACTGATAGCCCTTGTGGTTGGTTTGGGAAAAGAGGAAAATGTAAAGAAAAATCCGCAAATTGTGCGGAAGTAATAAATCTAATTATTAACTTGCTGCAAGCTGTGAAAATCGGCAGTTTGACGAAAGTACATATTGTGGGGCACAAAAGTACATTTCGTGGGCCACGAAAGTATATATTGTCAGCCACGAAAGTATATGGCGTAAAACACGGGTGTATGACTCGTTATGATGACTGATAAAAACAGTGTTGCAGCGTAAAAATCTTTTACCTATGGCATTCTATAAGAAAGCTCAAATGAAGGTGAACGGAAAATGGTATCCTAAGTCCGTTCTAGTAGTAAGTCCGGCAACAACCGAACAAGTAGCAAAACGAATCGCAGCAGAATCGACGGTCAGCCCTGCCGATGTGCGGGCGGTGCTGACAGCTTTGGGTGGCGTGCTGGGTGACTTTATGTCGCAGGGTCGCTCGGTGAAGCTGGATGGTGTTGGCTCGTTTTATTTCACGGCCGTGACAACGAAAAATGGTGTCGATAAGCCTGAAGATATAAACGCCACATTGATTCGTGGTGTCCGTGTCCGTTTCTTGCCAGAGACCCGTTATCGTGGTGCTGGTAAGGGTCGCGTTTCCACCCGTGGTCTGTCAGATGTTGATATTGAGTGGGAAGAGTGGAAAGGGGAGGAGAAGAAGAGCCCCACCCCCGAGCCAAAAGAAAAGGAGAATAAAGAGGAGGGAGGACCGCAGGCAGGGTAGGAAGCCCCCTCCAACTCCCCCGAAGGGGGGAGAGTGCCTAACGGAAGCTAGTTAGGACAGGCTTGAGCAATGCCACACAAGTAGGGACAGACGAGGGCGTCTGTCCCTACTTTATTGAATAGTGTTAAAAATGTGGTGGAGACGATACTTGTTATTAAATAAAATACTACTTTTGCGGAGAAAATTAGTTCAATTATATAAAAGGTAAGTAATTATGAAAAAGATTAGAGCAGCCGTCGTTGGCTATGGTAACATTGGTGTTTACAGTGTTCAGGCACTTGAAGCAGCAAAGGATTTTGAGATTGCAGGTATTGTTCGTCGTCAGGGTGACAAGGATAAACCATTGGAACTGACCCCATACGAGGTTGTTGATGATATAACAAAGTTGAAGGATGTTGATGTGGCTATCCTCGCTGCACCAACTCGTAGCTGTCCAGAATATGCTGAGAAGATTTCTGCATTGGGTATTAATACTGTAGACTCTTTTGATATTCACGGTTCAATCCTTGACTATCGCACCAAGCAGATGGAGAACAACAAGCGCACAAATACCGTTAGTGTTATCTCTGCAGGTTGGGATCCAGGTTCAGACTCTGTTGTACGTGTTTTGTTAGAGAGCCTCGCACCAGAAGGTCTCTCTTATACCAACTTTGGGCCAGGTCGTTCAATGGGTCACTCTGTAGTGGCTCGTAGCAAGAAGGGCGTTAAGGATGCGTTGTCAATGACAATTCCTCTCGGTGAGGGAATCCATCGTCGTATGGTTTATGTTGAGTTGGAAGAGGGTGCCAACCTTGAGGATGTAACAAAGGAACTTAAGGCTGACGACTACTTTGCACACGACGAGCTACACGTATTTGCAGTACCAAGCGTTGCAGCTTTGAACGATGTTGGTCATGGCGTTCACATGACTCGTAAGGGTGTGAGTGGTAAGACCCACAACCAGCACTTCTCTTTCGATATGTCTATCAATAACCCTGCGCTCACAGCACAGGTACTTGTTAACGTGGCACGTGCAAGTATGCGCCTTGCTCCTGGATGCTATACAATGCCTGAGATTCCAGTCATTGATATGCTGCCAGGTAATCGCGAAGATATTATTGCAACTTTGGTTTAAGGCTATTAGCCCAATTAGCCCAATTAGCCCAATTAGTCCAATTAGGCTAATAACCTTCCCCCTAATAATGGCAACCACTCGTTGGTTGCCATTATCTTTTTATGTAATATATTGACGTACAAAGTCTTTTTTTTGTACTTTTGCATTTAATATGAGAACTTTCCAACATAAAGTGACGATAAATGACATGGGAGCCATCGTGGTTTTTGCCCTTGCTGCCTTCTTCTGTCTTTGGCATCGTACGAATAGTCTGATGGTTGTATTAGGTTTCCTGCTTATTGTTGTGACGATAAGAGCCGTTGACCGTGCCATTCATACTAAATATGTATTGACTGATGATGGTGTTCTGTTGGTGAAGACAGGAAGAGTTGGACTGACAAAGCGTGTTGCGCTCGGTGATGTGAAGACTGTTGAGAAACGGCCGTTTGCCTTTCGTCTGGGTTATTATGCATTGTTAGAGATGATGAATGGCAGTGTTGTCAGCGTACAGCCTGATAATGTTGATAACTTTTTGTCAGCACTGAAAAAACGATTAGAAAAGAAAGATAACGAAGTATGAAATTAAAATACTTATCGGCACTGGTCTTTGGGGTCGTATTGAGTTTGCCTGTACAAGCGCAGGTATATTTAGATAGTACGGAGGTTGCGAATATACTCCATCCGAACGCTGTTACAGCTGTTCAACCGAAGGTGATTTCTACTACTAATGATGTTCTCGAGGAAGAGGAAGATACCGATAGTATCATCCCTGCTTTTACCACGGATAGCCATCTTAGTTGGAAGGAGAATATCACTGCCCGATTGGATGGAATACTCCGTAGTCCGCTCTTGGAAACGGTGCAGACAAGTGTGATGGTCTGGGACTTGACGGATGATGTGCCTGTCTATCAGTTTCGTGAA
The Prevotella melaninogenica DNA segment above includes these coding regions:
- the sprA gene encoding cell surface protein SprA, with translation MKRKYYISILIITLLGSIGLLSWGRSALGFAPIAKLVYRVAPPDTVKKAKPIEVEIDEETIPDSLLHPRWKVQRTTPITYDDLKENSTDLIRPENMRQTVEYNDSLDRYIIGYKIGKTYVMAPIMMTPEEYRKWTEKRSFTDYYRSKNQEILREKGKDKFDFTDMQFSLGPAEKIFGPGGVRIKTQGSAELKFGANIKNIDNPSLPIRNRKTTAMDFDEKINVNVNGKVGDKVNMNLNYNTDATFDFDTQNFKLRYEGKEDEIIKLVEGGNVTFPSNNSLVQGASALFGIRTDMQFGKLKLQTVLSQKKSSNKSVSSRGGKQLTPFEIDAADYEENHHFFLSQYFRDNYDVAMKSLPNLKTGVTINRVEVWVTNKTGTTSNTRNIVALTDLGENKKISRTDLWGTGNGPVPTNNANTEYTTITQTYPAARDIDQVTGILDGAGLVGGNDYEKLANARLLNSSEYTINNALGYISLKSGLQTDQVLAIAYEYTYGGVTYQVGEFASDRTNINEALFVKSLKNTSNNPKQGNWDLMMKNVYYLASNIERDKFRLDVKYQSDTTGVYLSYIPEPQVKNQTLIKLLNADRLDNNNNPHSNGYFDYVEGYTISNGRVFFPMAEPFGNGLRKALTDKGVTAAIANKYVFEQLYDSTKTIAKQIAEKDKFILVGQYRGSAANVISLGAYNVPQGSVIVTAGGVTLNEGSDYSVDYSAGEVTILNQSIIDAGTAVNVSLESQSAYQQERKTMIGVNWEYDFSKDFQIGGTFMHLSEQPLTTKVNMGSEPLNNTIWGLNINWKKESQWLTNMLNKIPFLHVTQPSYITFSAEFAQLLAGQSKGTQDNASYLDDFEGAKTTIDVSQPTSWIISSVPSDFPEYSDKTTLRSGFNRSLLAWYTIDPLFTRRSSSLTPGHIKSDLEQLSNHYVREIPVTELFPNRDRNYSGSISTLNILNLAYYPSERGPYNFNPNIDINGHLTNPTGTWGGMMRKLDTNDFQTANIEYIEFWMLDPFIYSNRLPNANQYGGDFYINLGEVSEDVLKDGKKFYESGMPVDGSHSWTTTQWGKIPTQSTITYAFATSKGSRAKQDVGFNGLTDEEEQQFASYQNFLTAARANTNQAVFDSIWADPANDDYHYFRGSDWDAKKASILERYKRINNPQGNSPDNDNNNERYDTSYKTTPDVEDINQDYTLNEYEKYYQYHISIRPQDLVVGQNFIVDKRVASAPLLKGGSEPVTWYQFRIPLEEFQKRVGNISGFTSIRFMRMFLTGFAKPIVLRFGTFDLVSGKWRQYQQNLTNSASNSGTMSVSAVSLEENNDKTPVNYVLPPGIRRGQDPNQPQLVEENEQALSMVVNNLGTGESKAVYKNTTLDLRQYKRLQMFVHANAFEQNTTNLTDNQLAVFIRLGSDYKNNYYEYEIPLKLSAPGHYDMYTGQERRIVWPEENMLDIPLKLLTSVKKQRNQARGAGTASYNRAFSVYDTDHPANKVTVMGNPTLGEVKTMIIGVRNLSSSQKSGEVWVNELRLREFNNEGGWAARGQLNLQLSDFGTVDVNASHSTDGFGGLEQGVNERQQESKTDVSVTTSLELGKFFPDKAKVSAPLYYSVTKSESRPKYNPLDTDMELKDALDGTANRQELDSIESIAVTKRLTTNFSLSNVRVGIQTKNHPMPYDPANFSFSYSHSHSHTSGETTVYENEDNWRGALNYNWTPVYKSWEPFKKLIKSRSKWFEILKRFGLNWLPQNVTFNTEMVRNYYELQERDMESTENSLLPLTFSEQFLWNRDFALRWDLTRNLHMNFQSATHAEIEEPYTPINKDLYADHYQAWKDSVWTSIKHFGTPLDYQQNFTLSYQLPLNLLPIFDWVNADANYTASYTWVRGTSLDNGTSLGNTITSNRALNINSSFNFERLYNHIPFLKKTNERFNRTRPTRPKLTAEQKKAEREKKEKERKEKGKDDDKKKALPKNQKSFEKEIVINADSAILVSHGKNTKSLIISAKDKRGKAIKIKYRKVGDTQLKVFNRTDSAIRMKLTVTPKEPLNNKGWYKTAQCVARALMMVRSASISYRDQYAMALPGFMPTVGDAFGQTRGTGALSPGLDFAFGLIDDDYIGKARDNNWLLMNDSVATPAVTNRTEDLQIRMTLEPFKDFKIDLTASRMQTTSRSIQYMYTGTPTTQSGSLTMTTLSLGTAFESQGNANNGYHSPTFNRFVQSLDSYRNRVEAQYNNATYPASFGGGHFTPAVGAVNKYSADVMVPAFLNAYTSMSGNGLNIFPTLRSLLPNWSIRYSGLSRLPFFEQLFKSVNINHAYRSIFAIGSYQSYSTWQEYMNGLGFITNATTGNPIPSSMYNISQVSINEAFSPLLGVDVTLQNNLTARLEYRQTRVLSLSMTSVQLNEASSKDWVIGIGYRINDFNLFNNGTRRVAKGKKKKTSDSSQQDNSSSRQSSGLNRDLNLRLDMSYRQQASLTRDIASLTSAASSGNTAFKFSFLSDYTLSRLVTASLYYDLQINTPLLSSGSYPTTTHDFGVSLRLSLTR
- a CDS encoding diaminopimelate dehydrogenase, translated to MKKIRAAVVGYGNIGVYSVQALEAAKDFEIAGIVRRQGDKDKPLELTPYEVVDDITKLKDVDVAILAAPTRSCPEYAEKISALGINTVDSFDIHGSILDYRTKQMENNKRTNTVSVISAGWDPGSDSVVRVLLESLAPEGLSYTNFGPGRSMGHSVVARSKKGVKDALSMTIPLGEGIHRRMVYVELEEGANLEDVTKELKADDYFAHDELHVFAVPSVAALNDVGHGVHMTRKGVSGKTHNQHFSFDMSINNPALTAQVLVNVARASMRLAPGCYTMPEIPVIDMLPGNREDIIATLV
- a CDS encoding HU family DNA-binding protein yields the protein MAFYKKAQMKVNGKWYPKSVLVVSPATTEQVAKRIAAESTVSPADVRAVLTALGGVLGDFMSQGRSVKLDGVGSFYFTAVTTKNGVDKPEDINATLIRGVRVRFLPETRYRGAGKGRVSTRGLSDVDIEWEEWKGEEKKSPTPEPKEKENKEEGGPQAG
- the ruvA gene encoding Holliday junction branch migration protein RuvA, yielding MIEYIRGELADLTPALAVIEAHGVGYALNISLNTYSAIQGKKDIKLYVHEAIMTGGRDDNYTLYGFANKQERSLYRLLITVSGVGANTARMILSSLTPAELCNVIANGDEKMLKTVKGIGLRTAQRIIVDLKDKIMQSGIADELHVSSQPNTPAVNTAIKDEAVSALTMLGFSPAPSAKVVVSILTEQPDLPVEQVVKLALKMIK